One genomic window of Candidatus Minimicrobia sp. QA0096 includes the following:
- the murB gene encoding UDP-N-acetylmuramate dehydrogenase, with protein sequence MDVMTNISLKQYTTMKLGGETRYMATADSASDVVSLYRNARKENLPIFVLGGGSNVITHDEVFEGIVLLNKIKGFEVISETDETTDVKIGAGEVWDEVVERAIGLGLQGVEAMSGIPGTAGAAPVQNVGAYGQEIADTLISLEAYDSKTDTIVTISADECDFSYRNSIFRDKEKGRYCILNITLRLNKSEPKPPYYASLQKYIDENDIREVNLSVIRVAVLNIRSEKLPDPAELPSAGSFFKNALVEKWKLEELQKEYSDIPNYAMSDGRYKIPTGWLIDKAGLRGYRSHGMRVYEKNALVLVNDSATGYDDLAAIREEIVQIVFDKFGIKIEQEPLELSR encoded by the coding sequence ATGGACGTCATGACTAATATATCACTGAAACAATATACAACTATGAAATTGGGAGGTGAGACTCGCTATATGGCGACAGCGGATTCTGCTAGTGATGTTGTGTCGCTATATCGTAATGCTCGAAAGGAAAATTTGCCGATTTTTGTGTTGGGTGGTGGCAGTAATGTGATTACGCATGATGAGGTTTTTGAGGGAATCGTACTGTTGAATAAGATTAAAGGTTTTGAGGTTATCTCTGAAACTGACGAAACAACTGATGTGAAAATTGGTGCGGGCGAAGTCTGGGACGAGGTTGTTGAGAGGGCTATTGGGCTTGGACTTCAGGGAGTTGAGGCTATGTCGGGAATTCCCGGAACGGCTGGAGCTGCGCCAGTCCAGAACGTTGGGGCGTACGGTCAAGAAATCGCTGATACGTTGATTAGTCTGGAGGCTTACGATTCAAAAACCGACACAATTGTAACTATTTCCGCTGACGAATGTGATTTTTCTTATCGAAACAGTATTTTTCGTGACAAGGAAAAAGGACGATATTGCATTCTGAATATTACTTTGCGACTAAATAAATCAGAGCCGAAACCGCCATACTACGCTTCTTTGCAGAAATATATTGATGAAAATGATATTCGCGAGGTCAATTTGTCAGTGATTCGCGTGGCAGTTCTTAACATTCGTTCGGAAAAATTGCCAGACCCAGCGGAATTGCCAAGTGCAGGTTCTTTCTTCAAAAACGCGCTGGTTGAAAAATGGAAATTGGAAGAATTGCAAAAAGAATATAGCGACATTCCAAATTATGCAATGTCGGACGGAAGATATAAAATCCCGACAGGTTGGTTGATAGATAAGGCTGGCTTAAGGGGTTATCGCAGTCACGGCATGCGGGTTTATGAAAAAAATGCGTTGGTGCTTGTGAATGATTCGGCAACGGGATATGATGACTTGGCGGCGATTCGTGAGGAAATTGTGCAAATTGTCTTTGACAAGTTCGGTATAAAAATTGAGCAAGAGCCGCTAGAACTTTCCCGATAA
- a CDS encoding AAA family ATPase, which produces MEIEPRFNYDSLRAQKARFSVRFGNAWHIVAIAVGVMLVLLGVWSLIEHGSIGWLLFGLSGPMIMVSIWWEKDLKTAEISKNPKTIDDVMAADVLGKLPRRPTPIDIAEAITGTRAGQFLAVRLGLTPNFLRNISVDDPDRTEQIWKAAIEIWQSTESPKITSAVLAAAIVKQLPQHDSLLANMKIDFHDIEEAIRWYERIKALIDQYKEKPLNTGGIARDWSFGYTPLLSRFAQNISVSVSGGAFTTKLAAHEEALGQMLKTFSSGGRQNITLVGADGAGKSTVVSAFAEMLIDGHRGVPGSLMYQQVFMLDASSLISVASGRGELENLVTMILNEAFLSKNVILCLDNAQLFFEEGVGSVDLSNVLLPILEAGRLRTILTMDDQRFLQISQTKPQLAHALNTIAIQPSNEPETMKIMRDQLVLFEAQHKVTYMYQALAEAYRVGDRYVQDLVMPGKALKILEAAASYASGGLVTAQSVDDAIEKTLGIKISVASLSDEKEKLLNLESLIHQRMINQTRAVTVVSDAIRRARTGVRNQNRPIGAFLFLGPTGVGKTELSKALADVYFGGEGNMIRLDLNEFVRPDDVARLIVDGARDPGSLTAQVQKRPFSVVLLDEIEKAHPQVLTTLLQLLDEGILRDENNREISFRDTIVIATSNAGADRIREYIERGYQLEQFEQTFINELINANLFRPEFLNRFDEIVLFRPLGKEELLQVVDLILAGVNKTLAPQKIQVAVEEEGKKLLVEAGYDPRLGARPMRRVVQRAVENTVAKQMLAGTVAPGSTTIITADQIRQILGSQSAQMPSGIQNPPLNS; this is translated from the coding sequence ATGGAAATAGAGCCGAGATTTAATTACGACAGTTTGCGAGCTCAGAAGGCGCGATTTTCTGTAAGATTTGGCAATGCTTGGCATATCGTGGCAATAGCTGTCGGCGTTATGTTAGTTTTGCTTGGCGTATGGTCGTTGATTGAGCATGGATCGATTGGCTGGCTATTATTTGGTCTGAGCGGTCCAATGATTATGGTGTCAATTTGGTGGGAAAAAGATCTTAAGACTGCGGAAATTAGTAAAAATCCTAAGACAATTGACGATGTGATGGCGGCGGACGTTTTGGGCAAATTGCCGCGCAGACCGACGCCGATTGATATTGCTGAGGCGATTACAGGCACGCGAGCCGGGCAATTTTTGGCAGTGCGGCTGGGTTTGACACCGAATTTCTTGCGTAATATTTCCGTCGACGATCCGGATCGAACGGAGCAGATTTGGAAGGCAGCGATTGAAATTTGGCAGAGCACGGAAAGTCCGAAGATTACTAGCGCGGTTTTGGCAGCGGCGATAGTAAAACAATTGCCACAGCACGATTCTTTGCTGGCGAATATGAAGATCGATTTTCATGATATAGAGGAGGCTATTCGATGGTACGAGCGAATAAAGGCGCTGATTGACCAATATAAAGAGAAGCCGTTAAATACGGGCGGAATTGCTAGGGATTGGTCTTTTGGTTATACGCCACTGCTGAGTCGATTTGCTCAGAATATTAGCGTCAGTGTATCTGGCGGCGCGTTTACAACTAAGTTGGCTGCGCACGAGGAGGCGCTGGGGCAGATGCTTAAAACGTTTAGTTCTGGCGGGCGGCAGAATATTACGCTGGTTGGTGCTGACGGTGCGGGAAAAAGTACTGTCGTGTCGGCGTTTGCGGAAATGCTGATTGATGGACATCGAGGCGTTCCTGGTTCGCTGATGTATCAGCAGGTTTTTATGCTGGATGCGTCGTCGTTGATTAGCGTGGCGTCGGGTCGCGGGGAATTGGAAAATCTAGTCACGATGATTTTGAACGAAGCTTTTCTGTCGAAAAACGTGATTTTATGTCTGGACAATGCGCAATTATTCTTTGAAGAAGGCGTTGGTTCGGTTGACCTGAGTAATGTATTATTACCAATTCTGGAGGCGGGCAGACTTAGGACGATTTTAACGATGGACGATCAGCGATTTTTGCAAATTTCTCAGACTAAGCCGCAGCTTGCTCACGCTTTGAACACAATTGCAATTCAGCCGTCAAACGAACCTGAAACTATGAAAATTATGCGCGATCAATTGGTTTTATTTGAGGCACAGCACAAAGTGACATATATGTATCAGGCGCTGGCGGAGGCGTATCGTGTTGGCGATCGTTATGTTCAGGACTTAGTAATGCCAGGTAAGGCGTTGAAAATTTTGGAAGCAGCGGCAAGTTATGCGAGTGGTGGGCTAGTGACTGCGCAATCTGTGGATGACGCGATTGAAAAGACTCTTGGTATAAAAATTTCGGTAGCATCTTTGAGTGACGAAAAGGAAAAATTGTTAAACTTGGAGTCATTAATTCATCAGCGAATGATCAATCAAACGCGAGCCGTGACAGTTGTTTCTGACGCTATTCGCCGCGCGCGCACAGGTGTTAGAAATCAGAATCGACCGATTGGCGCATTCCTATTTCTTGGTCCGACTGGTGTTGGTAAAACGGAGCTTTCTAAAGCTTTGGCGGATGTTTATTTTGGCGGCGAAGGTAATATGATTCGTTTGGATTTGAACGAATTTGTCAGGCCAGATGACGTGGCTAGGTTGATTGTGGATGGCGCGCGAGATCCAGGGAGTTTGACTGCTCAAGTTCAGAAGCGTCCGTTCTCTGTCGTGCTTTTGGACGAAATTGAAAAGGCTCATCCTCAGGTTTTGACGACGCTTTTGCAGCTTTTGGATGAGGGAATACTTCGCGATGAAAATAACCGAGAAATTAGTTTTCGCGATACGATTGTAATTGCGACGTCAAATGCTGGCGCGGATAGAATTCGTGAATATATTGAGCGCGGTTATCAATTGGAGCAATTCGAACAAACGTTTATTAACGAGCTGATTAATGCCAATTTATTCCGCCCAGAATTCTTGAATCGTTTTGATGAAATTGTTCTGTTCCGTCCGCTAGGAAAAGAGGAGTTGCTGCAGGTTGTTGATTTGATTTTGGCGGGAGTCAATAAGACCTTGGCGCCGCAAAAAATTCAAGTTGCGGTCGAGGAAGAAGGTAAGAAATTGTTGGTCGAGGCTGGCTATGATCCAAGATTGGGAGCTCGCCCGATGCGCCGCGTCGTCCAGCGAGCTGTCGAGAATACCGTCGCCAAGCAAATGCTGGCGGGAACTGTCGCGCCCGGTTCGACTACAATTATTACGGCTGATCAAATTCGCCAAATTTTAGGTTCGCAATCTGCGCAAATGCCGTCAGGAATTCAGAACCCGCCATTGAATAGCTAG
- a CDS encoding MurT ligase domain-containing protein — translation MARQMISTIIGKSVKKVAKLRGGGSALPGLVIEKIDPKFIQRTLADLPQGVVIISGTNGKTTTTKIVVELLESVGLKVFTNRTGSNFSRGVAAALLDEVNIRGKLDADIAVLELDEAWAVKFVQIVRPRFSLLLNVMRDQLDRFGEIDNTAALLQKIAEATSDTVVLNSDDPRIFKISEHIQAKKAFFGTTSELLQLMPTDDTLKYGTAVANQSVVADVLLKKINAQQATFQIDNKEIDVDLQLTGVYNLLNAAAAVALARQIAGPEITDTILSALENIKPAFGRGETIYLNGTPIELILVKNPSGFRLALLSFAKNNSTTMIAVNDNYADGRDVSWFWDVDFSLLKNVVMISGARAYDMALRLQYDDIPIGKIDTNISKALEDFINTNPDEPKQIFCSYTAMTAIRRLLSEKTDVEEIS, via the coding sequence ATGGCAAGACAGATGATTAGTACTATTATTGGCAAAAGCGTCAAGAAAGTCGCTAAATTACGCGGTGGCGGTTCAGCCTTGCCGGGTTTGGTGATTGAAAAAATTGACCCAAAATTTATTCAGAGAACGCTGGCGGATTTACCGCAAGGCGTGGTGATTATCAGCGGAACGAATGGGAAAACAACGACGACAAAAATCGTCGTAGAGTTGCTGGAATCAGTCGGGCTGAAAGTCTTCACTAATCGCACTGGTAGCAATTTTTCCCGAGGTGTGGCAGCGGCGCTACTTGATGAGGTCAATATCCGCGGCAAGCTGGACGCCGACATTGCGGTTCTGGAACTGGACGAGGCTTGGGCGGTTAAGTTTGTACAAATTGTTCGTCCGCGCTTTTCCCTGCTTCTGAATGTTATGCGTGATCAATTGGACAGATTTGGAGAAATCGACAATACAGCCGCATTGCTCCAAAAAATAGCTGAAGCAACCAGCGACACTGTCGTTCTCAACAGCGACGATCCGCGAATTTTTAAGATTAGCGAACATATTCAGGCTAAAAAAGCTTTCTTCGGCACAACCAGCGAATTACTTCAATTGATGCCAACGGACGACACTCTAAAATACGGAACCGCGGTCGCAAATCAAAGCGTAGTTGCCGATGTCTTATTGAAAAAAATTAACGCTCAACAGGCAACTTTTCAAATTGACAATAAAGAAATTGACGTAGATCTGCAACTCACTGGAGTTTACAATCTTCTCAATGCGGCGGCGGCGGTTGCTCTGGCTCGACAAATAGCGGGACCGGAAATTACCGATACGATTTTATCTGCGCTGGAAAATATAAAGCCGGCGTTTGGTCGTGGCGAAACGATTTACCTGAATGGCACGCCAATTGAGCTTATTTTGGTGAAAAATCCAAGTGGTTTTCGGTTGGCACTTCTGTCATTCGCCAAAAATAATAGTACTACGATGATCGCTGTTAATGACAATTACGCCGATGGACGAGATGTCAGTTGGTTCTGGGACGTCGATTTTTCACTATTGAAAAACGTAGTAATGATCAGCGGCGCACGCGCTTATGATATGGCTTTGCGGCTTCAATACGACGACATTCCAATTGGAAAAATTGACACCAATATTTCGAAGGCCTTGGAAGATTTCATTAATACTAATCCCGACGAGCCAAAACAGATTTTTTGTAGCTACACAGCCATGACAGCGATTCGTCGCCTGCTGAGCGAAAAAACCGACGTGGAGGAAATATCATAA
- a CDS encoding type 1 glutamine amidotransferase, which translates to MKITIAQLYPRDMNLYGDWGNTLVLKKRLERRGFEVEIIDHNPGDSTDFSKIDIFVGGGGQDSGQTIIQNDLLARADELRQLAKDGVPMLMICGMYQLFGRFFRTLKGEEIVGANILPIETIAGDERMIGNIVIKSQEFGDIVGYENHSGQTFLDKTAKPLGQVIKGAGNNMIDANEGVRYNNIIATYLHGPILPKNPQIADFLIGKALERRDVSSDSGLEKIDDTLANKAREVALKLSR; encoded by the coding sequence ATGAAAATAACAATTGCGCAACTTTATCCGCGAGATATGAATCTTTATGGCGACTGGGGCAACACGCTAGTCCTGAAAAAACGACTAGAACGACGCGGCTTCGAGGTTGAGATTATCGATCACAATCCAGGCGATTCAACGGATTTTTCTAAAATTGATATTTTTGTCGGCGGCGGCGGACAAGATTCTGGGCAGACGATTATCCAAAATGATCTTCTGGCGCGAGCTGATGAACTGCGACAATTAGCAAAAGACGGTGTGCCGATGTTAATGATTTGCGGAATGTACCAATTATTTGGTCGATTTTTCCGAACGCTCAAGGGCGAGGAAATTGTTGGCGCTAATATTCTGCCAATTGAAACAATTGCTGGCGACGAGCGGATGATTGGTAACATTGTCATCAAAAGCCAGGAATTTGGAGATATCGTTGGCTATGAAAATCACAGCGGACAAACTTTCTTAGACAAGACCGCCAAACCTCTTGGACAAGTTATTAAAGGCGCTGGCAATAATATGATCGACGCAAATGAAGGCGTTCGCTATAACAACATCATTGCCACTTACCTCCACGGCCCAATTTTGCCTAAAAACCCGCAAATTGCAGATTTTCTTATTGGCAAGGCGCTAGAGCGACGCGACGTAAGTTCAGATTCGGGGCTGGAAAAAATTGATGATACTTTAGCGAATAAAGCGAGAGAGGTAGCGTTAAAATTATCCAGATAA
- a CDS encoding glycosyltransferase family 39 protein translates to MKKIRIYLKKLYAFLYKMPGWIWLIPILILAVNVRLTYLTKADIWHDEGYTAAIIQQPIREIIAITTTDVHPPLYYVIMHVWQSIFGNSVASLRGFSVTCGILTIALLFLLLQKLFSKRIAVFGSFLAALGPFLIRYSDEARMYALAALLAVAMTYAFVVAVEHKNKKFWWALYGILVALGLYTQYFLALILPAHFVYIWLKLGGNRTAIKNIFKDKNVWLAAETCFLLFLPWLPVMISQTSRVSGGFWIPEVTKFTIPTTLSMFLTYDDRIVRYFGLLLPPIIIAISFTLAKKHPKYQAAIWILTIWSLLPMIIIYILSQGRPVYLDRYFTYSAPAFYGLIAVFIGLIFSNKKWWPIGISIVLTLFIGHYMWHIGGKNIAESSWNNTSTAMNHINENIQSSDAIISGEIYTYFHTSYYNRTNKEIILLKPKEELGWVGEWGLIKKLNTPEISSLESVKSPRIWLILREKTYDEYKKQVPLYWQLKQEFHDGDLIIGLYENKKITG, encoded by the coding sequence ATGAAAAAAATCCGTATATATCTTAAAAAGCTATATGCATTTCTTTATAAAATGCCAGGTTGGATTTGGCTAATTCCAATCTTAATTTTAGCCGTCAACGTTCGACTTACCTATTTAACAAAAGCCGATATTTGGCATGACGAAGGATATACGGCAGCCATCATTCAGCAGCCGATCAGGGAAATTATCGCCATTACGACCACGGATGTCCACCCGCCGCTTTATTACGTTATTATGCATGTTTGGCAATCGATTTTCGGCAATTCCGTAGCTTCACTCAGAGGGTTTAGTGTTACGTGCGGAATTCTTACAATTGCCCTATTATTTCTATTACTCCAAAAACTTTTCTCTAAAAGAATCGCCGTATTTGGAAGTTTTTTAGCAGCGCTAGGACCGTTCTTAATCCGCTATAGCGACGAAGCTCGAATGTATGCGCTGGCGGCACTTTTGGCTGTAGCAATGACATACGCATTCGTCGTGGCGGTCGAGCACAAAAATAAGAAGTTCTGGTGGGCGCTATACGGAATTTTAGTAGCACTCGGTCTTTATACACAATATTTCCTAGCGTTAATACTACCCGCGCATTTCGTATATATTTGGCTAAAGCTTGGCGGAAATCGCACTGCCATAAAAAATATATTTAAGGACAAAAACGTTTGGCTTGCCGCAGAAACATGCTTTTTACTATTCCTCCCCTGGCTACCAGTTATGATCTCCCAAACCAGCCGAGTAAGCGGCGGCTTCTGGATCCCCGAAGTTACTAAATTTACCATACCAACAACATTATCAATGTTCTTGACTTACGACGACAGGATTGTCCGCTATTTTGGATTGTTACTGCCGCCAATTATAATCGCAATTTCATTCACCCTAGCCAAAAAACACCCAAAATACCAAGCAGCAATTTGGATTTTAACAATCTGGTCGCTACTACCAATGATTATTATTTACATACTTAGCCAGGGTCGACCAGTTTACTTAGATCGATACTTCACTTATTCAGCGCCGGCGTTTTACGGCTTGATTGCGGTATTCATCGGGCTTATTTTTTCTAATAAAAAATGGTGGCCTATTGGAATATCTATTGTCCTGACATTATTTATTGGTCATTACATGTGGCATATTGGCGGTAAGAATATTGCGGAATCATCCTGGAACAACACCAGCACAGCCATGAATCATATAAATGAAAATATCCAGAGTAGTGATGCTATTATCTCTGGCGAAATCTACACTTACTTTCACACTTCCTATTACAACCGCACAAATAAAGAAATTATACTTCTGAAGCCGAAAGAAGAGCTAGGTTGGGTTGGCGAATGGGGATTAATTAAAAAATTAAATACTCCAGAAATTAGCTCTTTAGAGTCAGTAAAATCCCCAAGAATCTGGCTTATTCTTCGCGAAAAAACATATGATGAATATAAAAAACAAGTTCCACTCTATTGGCAATTAAAGCAAGAATTTCATGATGGCGATTTGATTATTGGACTATACGAAAATAAAAAAATAACTGGTTAA
- a CDS encoding 2,3-diphosphoglycerate-dependent phosphoglycerate mutase: protein MGILVISRHGESEWNLLGKWTGWTDVNLTEKGHNDTVRLGALLKDLSFNEAYTSSLKRTQQTLAALLEGCGVENLPTTHATELNERDYGDLTGKNKWEVKAEIGEEAFNGIRRGWDYPVPGGETLKDVYARVVPYFEQEILPKLQNGENILLVAHGNSIRALIKHLDQVPEVEIANVEMPFGQLLVYTFEPGQSLPIKKEVLSVEIEAVNA, encoded by the coding sequence ATGGGAATATTAGTTATTAGTCGGCACGGTGAGAGTGAATGGAATCTGCTCGGTAAGTGGACTGGCTGGACGGATGTTAATTTGACGGAAAAGGGTCATAATGACACAGTGCGATTGGGCGCTTTATTGAAAGACTTGTCATTTAATGAAGCTTACACTTCATCATTAAAACGCACACAACAAACTTTGGCTGCGCTACTCGAAGGATGCGGAGTCGAAAATCTACCAACAACGCATGCAACTGAGTTAAATGAGCGTGATTATGGCGATTTGACTGGAAAAAATAAATGGGAAGTTAAAGCGGAGATTGGCGAAGAAGCTTTTAATGGTATTCGACGCGGTTGGGATTATCCAGTGCCGGGCGGCGAAACTTTGAAAGATGTTTATGCGCGGGTTGTTCCATATTTTGAGCAAGAGATTTTGCCGAAATTGCAGAATGGTGAGAATATTTTATTGGTGGCTCACGGCAATTCTATTCGGGCTTTAATTAAACATCTCGACCAAGTTCCAGAGGTCGAGATAGCGAATGTAGAAATGCCGTTTGGTCAATTGCTGGTTTATACGTTCGAGCCCGGTCAATCTTTGCCAATCAAAAAAGAAGTGCTGTCAGTTGAGATTGAAGCTGTGAATGCTTAG
- a CDS encoding NUDIX hydrolase produces MKFTDEERRAWLASLDRRFSSAAVLIENEQGELLIVKAGYKDHWSLPGGIVDAGESPLEAAVREVKEEVDIQVDSKDLKLAMVASRHSDEFLTHQFVFFTKLENDAFSEIKLQESEIVASKFIAKNEVDFEDMSLLWAIRFWAIDKFGYVNTKIIDNDGVKKEVVDFFAPMIGGK; encoded by the coding sequence ATGAAATTTACAGATGAAGAGCGACGGGCTTGGCTGGCAAGTTTGGACAGGCGTTTTTCTAGTGCGGCGGTGTTAATTGAAAATGAGCAGGGCGAACTATTGATCGTCAAGGCTGGCTATAAAGATCATTGGTCGCTGCCTGGCGGCATTGTTGACGCTGGAGAATCCCCGTTGGAAGCGGCGGTGCGCGAGGTGAAAGAAGAAGTTGATATTCAAGTCGACTCTAAGGATTTGAAGCTTGCAATGGTTGCTTCGCGTCATTCTGATGAATTTTTGACACATCAATTTGTGTTTTTTACAAAGTTAGAAAACGATGCTTTTTCTGAGATAAAATTGCAGGAATCGGAAATTGTGGCTAGCAAATTTATTGCCAAAAATGAGGTTGATTTTGAAGACATGTCGCTGCTCTGGGCAATAAGATTTTGGGCAATTGATAAATTCGGTTACGTAAATACGAAAATTATTGATAATGACGGCGTGAAAAAAGAAGTTGTAGATTTTTTTGCGCCGATGATTGGAGGGAAATAA
- the rny gene encoding ribonuclease Y, which translates to MIEVIIAAAVGAGAGAAGLVGYQRTRQINGKNQIERDLADAKTKASDIVLKAKDEALKIENERRKEWQKTENRLADREKTLDNKLEELDRRAEKLRAHEDEVDNLKNEIRDIRSRQQEKLEKIAGLKKKDAADKLMQMTERDIKQDLVGLVSKLQHDAMDDAEERAQMILVTAMERMSSEVTAERTVTAVKLTDDEMKGRIIGKEGRNIQALQRETGVDILVDDTPGMIILSSFDPVRRQVARLSLEMLMKDGRIHPARIEEVVAKAKKQIEKEVRQAGEDAMRETGVVGIPKEMLLLLGELKFRTSFGQNVLKHSTEMAQIAGMIAEEIGADVRITKIATLLHDVGKAVSHKIEGKHHHIGAELARKYGMDERIVHAIEAHHDDIEATTPEAIIVRVCDAASAARPGARNVSAENFAERMRDLENVATSFEGIDKAYAISAGREVRVIVKPQTIDDLSAIKLARDIATKIESTMQYPGTIKVNVIRETRAIEFAK; encoded by the coding sequence ATGATAGAAGTAATTATTGCTGCGGCTGTTGGAGCTGGCGCGGGTGCTGCTGGTCTTGTTGGATATCAGAGAACTCGCCAAATTAACGGTAAAAATCAGATTGAGCGAGATCTGGCAGATGCGAAAACTAAGGCGAGCGACATCGTCCTTAAGGCTAAGGATGAGGCGCTTAAGATTGAAAATGAACGTCGCAAGGAGTGGCAAAAGACCGAAAATCGTTTGGCGGATCGCGAGAAGACCCTGGATAATAAGCTGGAAGAGCTTGATCGACGAGCAGAAAAATTGCGCGCGCATGAGGATGAAGTTGATAATCTTAAAAATGAAATTCGTGACATCCGCTCCAGACAGCAAGAGAAATTGGAAAAAATCGCTGGATTGAAGAAAAAAGACGCTGCTGACAAGTTAATGCAGATGACTGAGCGTGACATTAAGCAAGACTTGGTCGGTTTGGTGTCGAAACTACAACATGATGCAATGGATGACGCTGAAGAACGGGCGCAAATGATTTTGGTGACTGCAATGGAACGAATGAGCAGTGAAGTTACCGCTGAGCGCACGGTGACTGCAGTCAAACTGACTGATGACGAGATGAAGGGTCGAATTATTGGCAAGGAAGGGCGTAATATTCAGGCGCTCCAGCGCGAAACTGGCGTCGATATTTTAGTTGACGACACACCTGGCATGATTATTTTGTCGAGTTTTGATCCTGTTCGTCGACAAGTGGCTCGTCTTAGTCTTGAGATGCTGATGAAGGATGGTCGTATCCATCCTGCGCGCATCGAAGAGGTTGTTGCTAAAGCTAAGAAACAGATTGAAAAAGAGGTTCGACAAGCCGGTGAAGATGCTATGCGTGAAACTGGCGTGGTTGGTATTCCGAAGGAGATGCTATTGCTTCTTGGTGAATTGAAGTTTCGTACCAGCTTCGGGCAGAACGTTTTGAAGCATTCGACTGAGATGGCACAAATTGCTGGAATGATTGCTGAGGAAATTGGTGCGGATGTGCGTATTACGAAAATTGCTACACTTCTTCATGACGTTGGTAAGGCTGTGTCACATAAAATTGAGGGCAAGCATCATCATATTGGGGCGGAATTGGCTCGTAAATATGGTATGGATGAGAGAATTGTTCACGCAATCGAAGCACACCACGATGATATCGAAGCGACAACTCCAGAGGCAATTATTGTTCGAGTCTGTGATGCGGCTTCGGCGGCGCGTCCGGGTGCGCGTAACGTTTCTGCTGAAAACTTTGCAGAGCGAATGCGCGATTTGGAAAATGTTGCTACCAGCTTTGAGGGAATTGATAAGGCTTACGCGATTTCTGCCGGCCGTGAAGTTCGTGTGATTGTGAAGCCTCAGACGATTGATGATTTGTCGGCGATTAAATTGGCGCGAGATATTGCGACGAAAATTGAGTCGACGATGCAATATCCTGGCACGATTAAGGTTAACGTGATTCGCGAAACGCGAGCGATTGAGTTTGCTAAATAA
- a CDS encoding tRNA threonylcarbamoyladenosine biosynthesis protein TsaB, with amino-acid sequence MIILLDTSTSTCFLTIVNGENRQDFEWEAERTLARNLLKFLEEKTGDLHLISGIGVMKGPGSFTGLRIGLTVVNTLADSLNIPIVSAMGDNWRDLALGKLHSGENEKIVMPEYGAAANITAPRK; translated from the coding sequence GTGATAATTTTATTGGACACTTCAACATCAACATGTTTTTTGACAATAGTCAATGGAGAAAATCGTCAGGATTTTGAATGGGAAGCTGAGCGAACGTTGGCGCGGAATTTGTTGAAATTTTTGGAAGAAAAGACTGGCGATTTGCATCTGATAAGCGGCATTGGCGTGATGAAAGGACCAGGAAGTTTTACGGGACTGAGAATTGGTTTGACGGTTGTGAATACCTTGGCGGACAGCTTGAATATCCCTATTGTTAGTGCGATGGGTGACAATTGGCGTGATTTGGCTTTGGGTAAATTGCATTCTGGCGAGAATGAAAAAATTGTTATGCCAGAGTACGGTGCTGCTGCGAATATCACTGCGCCGCGAAAATAA
- the tsaE gene encoding tRNA (adenosine(37)-N6)-threonylcarbamoyltransferase complex ATPase subunit type 1 TsaE, with translation MNISGEEKMRELGAAIGRAVSGGEVLELVGDIGAGKTTLTKGIAQALEINEPVQSPTFTISRVYDSPRGLSLAHYDFYRLGNAGIMSEEIREVADSNSVVVVEWAGAVDDALPSDRLVIKITAISEEGRLVEFYPGGKKSDELLGKIKENMA, from the coding sequence GTGAATATTTCTGGTGAAGAGAAAATGCGAGAATTGGGCGCGGCAATTGGCCGGGCTGTTTCTGGTGGGGAGGTTCTGGAATTGGTCGGTGATATTGGCGCGGGGAAAACCACGTTGACGAAGGGAATTGCGCAAGCTTTAGAGATCAACGAGCCGGTTCAGAGTCCAACATTCACAATTTCGCGCGTGTACGATTCGCCTCGCGGTCTGAGTTTGGCGCATTACGATTTTTATAGATTGGGAAATGCTGGAATTATGAGCGAAGAGATTCGTGAAGTGGCGGATTCTAATTCGGTTGTTGTAGTTGAATGGGCTGGTGCTGTCGATGATGCATTGCCGAGCGATCGGTTGGTGATAAAAATTACTGCGATCAGCGAAGAAGGGCGACTTGTGGAATTTTATCCTGGCGGCAAAAAATCTGATGAACTTTTGGGAAAAATAAAGGAGAATATGGCGTGA